The DNA segment GTTCTTAACTTCTTTAGGTTGACATGCGGTCAAAGTTACAAGAACGTGATTTTGCTGGTACTCCTTATGTTCCTGTTTATGTATCACTTCCTGTAAGTCCATATATTTTTGTTGTATGGTTTTTAATTAAGGACTTATTGGACAATATCTAGGAAAAAGAATATTTTCAAATGTGTATGTGATGTATTACTAATCCGTCTACAGTTGGGATCCATTAATATGAAGTGTGAGCTTGTTGATCCTGATAATCTTCTGAAGCAATTAAGGATCTTGAAGTCAATTAACGTTGATGGTGTAATGATCGACTGTTGGTGGGGCATAGTGGAAGCACATGTTCCACAAGAATACAACTGGAAGGGATATAAAAGACTATTCCAGATGGCGCGTGAGCTTAAATTCAAGTTGCAGGTACAAATTTTGTCAAGCGCTTCTGTTAACAACGAGTATTTCCAAACCAAAACCAATGATTATTACCTACATTGCCTCAGGTAGTGATGTCTTTTCATGAATGCGGAGGAAATGTGGGTGATGACGTGTGTATACCGCTACCACATTGGGTGGCTGAGATCGGTCGAAGCAACCCAGACATATTTTTCACAGATAGATCCGGAAGACACAACCCAGAGTGTCTCTCATGGGGGATTGACAAAGAACGTGTTCTAAGAGGCCGAACAGCTTCAGAGGTACTAATATTGAATCTAATAATATTATTTTTCGTGACATGTTAGTGTGCACATTAAGGTCACCGTCTCTATCTGGCATGTTAATGTTGTCAAAACATGATGTAGGTTTACTTTGACTACATGAGAAGCTTTCGGGTTGAATTTGACGACTACTTTGTAGATGGAACCATCTCAATGATTGAAATTGGATTAGGTCCATGTGGTGAACTACGATATCCATCTAATCCTGTAAAGCATGGTTGGAGATATCCAGGTGTTGGTGAATTTCAGGTAATTATTTGTATTGTTTTCCTTGAATAACATTTACATTGAATCGTGTGATTTTGAACAATTAAAATGTTGGTTTTTCAGTGTTATGATCGGTATATGTTGAAGAGCCTGACAAAGGCAGCTGAGTCGCGGGGGCACTCGTTCTGGGCAAGAGGACCGGAAAACGCAGGTTCCTATAATTCTCGGCCGCGTGAAACTGGATTCTTTTGTAATGGAGGAGATTACGATAGCTATTATGGCAGGTTCTTCCTCAATTGGTATTCTCAGCTTTTGACCAATCATGCTGATCGTGTTCTTTCTCTTGCCAAATTTGCTTTTGAAGGAACTTTCATTACCGTAAAGGTCAGTTGACTTTaaaaaaataacctttttctTGAAATTAGTATGAAGATAAAACtatttcttatatatatatttttttcatttgTGAGTAGCTACCAGGGATTCATTGGTGGTACAAGACCGAAAGTCATGCTGCCGAGTTAACTGCTGGATTTTACAACCCATCTAACCGTGACGGGTATGCTCCGGTTATGGAAATGTTAAAGAAGCACGAGGTTGCGTTAAACTTTACATTGGCTCAAATGGGCATCTCGGATCCGCACATGGACTCCTCAGAAGTGCTTGAAGATCCCGATGGTTTAGCTTGGCAAGTAAGTATACGAAACGGGCTAAGATGTAAAATTTTGTTTTGTAGTTGGAAATGATTCAACGTTTTTCTGGAAATCAGGTGATGAATGCGGCGTGGGATTCTTGCATACCGATTATAAGCGAGAATTCTCTTCCATGTGTTGATAAAGTAAGTTATAATCATGTACTTGAGAAGGCTAAGCCTCAGAATGATCCAGACGGAAGGCATTATTCTGCTTTTACTTACCTTAGACTTGGTCCACTTCTCATGGAACCTCATAATATTATGGAGTTCGAACGATTTATCAAGAGAATGCATGGTAAACTTCACTAATCACATCTAATTCATATGTTGTAAGAATCGTTTCTGCATTTCTTCTGATGATTATTTGACTTTATTGTTTGATGGGCTCGATTGCAGGAGAGGCAGTTCTTGAAATACATGCGTAGACCAACGTGACGTCGTTTGGAACACAAGATGTGCATTATTATATATACTAACCCGATCACAGTGGGAAACTCCGGTCCTATTTTGTGTTGCTGTAAATGTGAATACAAGTGTAGAAATCCAGGTCTACTCGAAGAAACAGAAGGTATATTAATTAGTGAGTTTAGTGGCTTATTAATGATAGTGACATTTGAGATTATTTGTCGATACACTTGAAATTTGCAGAAATTAAATGAGATTTCAGCTTATTTATGTTCTCTACTTTTAATACTTTATATTCTTAACTTAGGATTTTTAGTAGGGATGTATATCTTGTCGGGTTAACAGGTTGGACCGGATAACTTGAACACAATATGTATATTTACTTTGTACCCAGCACATCAATCCTAACATGGGCATACTAAAAACTGTGTAACCCGAGATAAAACGGGTCAGCAAGTAAAAACAGTTGTTGTTGGGTTGTAAACGGATTGACAGTTAAACCtctgtattttttttaattaatattttaaaagATTTTAACTTCATGTTTGATTTTAGTACAACCAAAATATGACATGTGGTACTACAATTAAAAGTTGGTAATTAACAAGTATCATAAAGATTGAATTTATATATATTCTTTAACAGCAATTAATAATTATTTCTTTAAAAGCAATGTTCTCGTGGATAGTTAATAACTAAATTCGAAAAACAGTATAAATACTTAATAAAATGTCGAGTATCAAAGAGGTTGAACTTCGAGTGAATACTAGTTctcattttatatttttaataaagtGATCATTTTCATACAACTCAAAACCTATGCAACAACATAACAAATTAGTTAAGGGATGAGAAATTCCGTACCAAATACTAGTAGAGTATTCGGTTTTGAATTTAGCTCAATTTCGGTATCGGTCCTGTGCAGCATGGTACCGGTTTGAGACTTTTAACGGTACTGTACCATACCAGTACCGATCAAACATACATGGTATTCGATCTTGTTTTTAGCTAAATCTCAGTATCGGTACTATTCAGT comes from the Helianthus annuus cultivar XRQ/B chromosome 4, HanXRQr2.0-SUNRISE, whole genome shotgun sequence genome and includes:
- the LOC110937616 gene encoding beta-amylase 7; amino-acid sequence: METEMQRFGTSEEDDEDMGLDVKEEGENDEDDDERNSTPSMVGVDGGLVTSNRTNNRFQHQHQHQHQQQFQDQLTPQGGGQRRCRPTEEKERTKLRERQRRAITAKILAGLRRHGNYNLRVRADINDVIAALAREAGWVVLPDGTTFPSRSQGVRPATGASTTVVTSSTSLPLQQNQVASLRGISSTCQIGMNDEACQMKGLYGPSSSAYDTSASTHSQSSQMLGVEVDGQDDPIIGVSVDTVGGRQVDMRSKLQERDFAGTPYVPVYVSLPLGSINMKCELVDPDNLLKQLRILKSINVDGVMIDCWWGIVEAHVPQEYNWKGYKRLFQMARELKFKLQVVMSFHECGGNVGDDVCIPLPHWVAEIGRSNPDIFFTDRSGRHNPECLSWGIDKERVLRGRTASEVYFDYMRSFRVEFDDYFVDGTISMIEIGLGPCGELRYPSNPVKHGWRYPGVGEFQCYDRYMLKSLTKAAESRGHSFWARGPENAGSYNSRPRETGFFCNGGDYDSYYGRFFLNWYSQLLTNHADRVLSLAKFAFEGTFITVKLPGIHWWYKTESHAAELTAGFYNPSNRDGYAPVMEMLKKHEVALNFTLAQMGISDPHMDSSEVLEDPDGLAWQVMNAAWDSCIPIISENSLPCVDKVSYNHVLEKAKPQNDPDGRHYSAFTYLRLGPLLMEPHNIMEFERFIKRMHGEAVLEIHA